The genomic region GGTGGTTCGGAATTATTCTTGGCAATAGCGCAGGAGCTAGAACTACAAGATATTGTCAAAAATCGCGTAAACTTGTGGCGAATGCGCTGTACGAACCCACTCAGGCGATCGCACGCTCGGCGCGATCTCAGTTTGCTAGAAGCTAAAGCACTCGTCGTTATCGCCGCCGATTTAGCCCGCAGGTTGACAGCTGTGATTCGACAGTTGCTATTGACATATCAGCAAATGCGCGATAAGCAAATTCCTCTCGAACAAAATTTACGGTTGTCTAATTATCTCGAAAGGTTTCGATCGCATTTTCGCAGTCGGATGAATCCTCGTCGTTCTGGGGTACTGGCTTACAATTCCCCCGAAAAGTTGGATGAACTAGCACTAACGCTGTTGCAACAATTGCTATTTTGTACGGGGACAGCGGGAATGCAGCGGTTGTGGATCAGTTTGTTTGATGGGGAAGTAGAATGACGACGATTCAGCGCAAGTATAGTCTGCCAAATTGCACGCTAGTTTTAGAAGGATTGAGCGATCGCCCGACCGACTCTCAATCTCTCGATGGGCGACCTGTACTCACAATTTTGACCTATGTTGAGTGCCAACTGATTCAGGCAAAACAAACCTTGACTGGTGGTAGAGATTTTTTTGAAAGTTTGGTGACAGCTGTTAGCGGTTACGCCCAAGAATTTTTGAGTCACGTCACGCACCCAGAAGCGCACAACAAAGAATCTAGCTTGGTACATCTGCAAAAAATCGATCGCGATCGTCATCGTTTGATCGTCCAGCCAGAAAGTCATAAAGAATCAGAGGCAAATAGCCACACCGAAAGCACGACGCAGGAAGTCGAGCTGACAACAGTACAGTTATTTGACTTAGTAGAGGCAATCGATCAGTTTTTTGCTGACACTCAAACCTTACCAGATTTAACGCTGCAACTAGCTCCAGTTTCGCGGCGCTACGTGCGATCGGGACAGCAGTTAGTTAAGCAAGCCGTACCCGCCACCGTAGGCGCATCGGGATTAGCCCTAGCTGCGATCGCC from Scytonema millei VB511283 harbors:
- a CDS encoding DUF4335 domain-containing protein, whose translation is MTTIQRKYSLPNCTLVLEGLSDRPTDSQSLDGRPVLTILTYVECQLIQAKQTLTGGRDFFESLVTAVSGYAQEFLSHVTHPEAHNKESSLVHLQKIDRDRHRLIVQPESHKESEANSHTESTTQEVELTTVQLFDLVEAIDQFFADTQTLPDLTLQLAPVSRRYVRSGQQLVKQAVPATVGASGLALAAIAFFLIPIPEAVRRPTEPTSPSAQSTNIANAPPITDPLQLVQLQQKLTDQLRPAWKPNVALGQDLVYRVGVAANGAIKGYVATNDVSNGQVQQTPLPRLLSQPVASSAVTPESLAQFQVTFTPKGEVQVKPWEAKK
- a CDS encoding DUF3038 domain-containing protein, coding for MNVSASANPLDSSTVPSLPLMLESLPNPPVDERACPQRVRLQIDLMLLAIEALELGGSELFLAIAQELELQDIVKNRVNLWRMRCTNPLRRSHARRDLSLLEAKALVVIAADLARRLTAVIRQLLLTYQQMRDKQIPLEQNLRLSNYLERFRSHFRSRMNPRRSGVLAYNSPEKLDELALTLLQQLLFCTGTAGMQRLWISLFDGEVE